The Henckelia pumila isolate YLH828 chromosome 2, ASM3356847v2, whole genome shotgun sequence genome includes a window with the following:
- the LOC140884865 gene encoding protein PHYTOCHROME KINASE SUBSTRATE 4-like translates to MDSQNLVKSFKYNSPQQPIFSVIESPIHYRPFPPNNATTFKEVSFSPFQPKDPIKNSQENETGCTIDDTEISIFDAQKYFSDNNDMKDIKKPQQHDLPRLSSVSSADGYGRNYRTRSFHATPTASSEASWNSQTGLLANPPGSMAVSLRNFPSKKRNPAAKKWSFCRKCCCTGKNSVKVKEANTSDSDVRGPAEMINNPYAKRGQIRDDQKELQKISIPSVEMAPQHKAATSPNYPLQEKFPPTDPPRQQRVSASGRPFGDATAAPFSFPILNSSIQATKPAGNFKATNYNPMEDPPRDSLEVFQPVHDPISISRTVPDYINPGSPMARLSNMEDDMYSDASSDLFEIESFSTQSNSYQMYRGRDSLDDEAPAFNPRRFASNNNNNNNLHGRRSIDEPPTPSVAATECYAPSEVSIDWSVTTAEGFDRGSVTNFSISASEIGNVAFLHKKLQEEDGGKRKGNGILLMSCRQEKSVSVGPQPVKCGVLPEGPQMFSGAGHVGGRPPRASKLPLGSSHSARVLSLAFAA, encoded by the coding sequence ATGGATTCACAAAATTTAGTAAAAAGTTTCAAGTACAATTCACCACAGCAGCCAATCTTTAGTGTCATAGAATCTCCCATCCATTACAGGCCCTTTCCTCCAAACAATGCTACAACCTTTAAAGAGGTATCCTTTTCTCCATTCCAACCCAAAGATCCAATAAAGAATTCCCAAGAAAACGAAACAGGTTGCACCATTGATGACACAGAAATAAGTATTTTCGATGCTCAGAAGTATTTCAGCGACAACAATGACATGAAAGACATCAAGAAACCACAGCAACACGATCTTCCAAGATTGTCATCAGTTTCTTCTGCAGATGGATATGGCAGGAATTATCGGACAAGATCATTTCATGCCACGCCCACGGCCTCGTCCGAGGCTAGCTGGAACAGCCAAACAGGCTTGTTGGCAAATCCTCCTGGCTCCATGGCTGTTTCTTTAAGGAATTTCCCTAGCAAAAAGAGGAATCCCGCTGCCAAGAAATGGAGTTTTTGTCGAAAGTGCTGCTGCACTGGCAAGAATTCAGTTAAGGTTAAGGAAGCAAACACCTCGGACTCAGACGTCAGGGGACCAGCTGAGATGATCAATAACCCTTATGCGAAAAGGGGTCAGATCCGTGATGATCAAAAAGAGCTACAAAAGATTTCAATTCCTAGCGTCGAAATGGCGCCACAACATAAAGCTGCAACGTCTCCTAATTACCCTTTACAAGAAAAGTTCCCCCCCACTGATCCGCCCCGCCAGCAGCGTGTCTCTGCTTCGGGAAGGCCGTTTGGCGACGCCACCGCTGCTCCCTTCTCCTTCCCTATCCTCAATTCATCGATCCAAGCCACCAAGCCAGCAGGTAATTTCAAGGCCACCAATTATAATCCCATGGAAGATCCACCTCGAGACTCGTTGGAAGTTTTCCAACCGGTGCACGATCCCATTTCGATTTCAAGAACAGTACCAGACTACATTAATCCAGGCAGCCCCATGGCGCGCCTCTCGAACATGGAAGACGACATGTACAGCGACGCCAGCTCTGATTTGTTCGAGATAGAAAGCTTCTCCACACAATCAAATTCATACCAAATGTATCGCGGGAGGGATTCTCTTGACGACGAAGCTCCCGCGTTTAATCCAAGAAGGTTTGCatcaaacaacaacaataataataatctgcATGGAAGAAGAAGCATAGACGAGCCACCAACGCCGAGTGTTGCCGCAACGGAATGCTACGCGCCGAGTGAAGTGAGCATCGATTGGAGCGTGACCACCGCAGAAGGGTTCGACAGAGGGAGTGTGACCAATTTCTCCATCTCCGCTTCGGAGATAGGCAACGTGGCGTTTCTCCACAAGAAGCTGCAGGAGGAGGACGGCGGGAAGAGGAAGGGAAACGGGATTCTGCTGATGAGCTGTCGGCAAGAGAAGTCGGTGAGCGTGGGGCCGCAGCCGGTGAAATGCGGAGTACTGCCGGAAGGCCCACAGATGTTTTCTGGGGCGGGCCATGTGGGTGGTAGGCCACCCAGAGCGAGTAAGCTCCCGTTGGGGAGCTCCCATTCCGCACGAGTACTGTCCCTTGCTTTTGCGGCTTGA